TCGATGATCTCCTCCGCCACGTAGTTGTGGTGGCAGGAGATCGGATCGTCGAAAAGTACCGGCAGCGAGTCGAATTCCTCGCGGACCGTCGCGCACACCAGGGAGAGCATGACCGCCCGGTTACGGGCGGCGTACTCCTGTGCCCAGGTCAGGTCGTGCCGGTAGGCCTCCATTTGCGGTGTGCCGGAGAGGAATACCGCCAGATCGCGATCGGGCAGATCCTGGTTCTGCGGCAGCCGCCGCGCCACGGCGATATGCCGCTCCGCGAGCTCCTTGCCGATGTTGCGGCTTCCCGAGTGCAGCAGAATCCACACGTTGTCCTCGGTGTCCAGGCAGACCTCGATGAAGTGGTTACCACCGCCGAGGGTGCCCATCTGCTTGTGCGCCTTGGACTCTCGCTTCTGCACCGCCGGATCCAGGTCGGTGAACCGGTTCCAGAACGTGGACCAGCCGCCACGACGCCCGGCCGTCGAGCGCGCGCCCGTGACGGTGGGCTCGAGCCGGGTGACGTCGACGGCCGCATCGTGCGCGGAGAAGCCGACCGGAACCGCCGCCTCGATGCGCGAACGCAGCGAACGCAGGTCGTCGGGCAGATCGGACGCGGTCAGCGAGGTCTTGACCGCCTCCATCCCGCAGCCGATATCGACACCGACCGCGGCGGGAGCCACCGCATCCTTCATGGCGATGACGGATCCGACCGTGGCGCCCTTGCCGAGGTGCACATCGGGCATGACGCGGACGCCGTAGACCCATTCCAGTTGCGCGATGGTACGCAACTGCTGCAGCGCGGCCTGCTCGACCTCGTGCTCGTGGGCCCACATGAGCGTCTGCGCCTTCGCTCCGCGCAGCTCGACGGGAAACATGATCGTGATCCTTTCGTGAACGACTCTCCTGTTCACGGTAGGGATCGCGGCGAGAATGCGCATCCGGATTTCCGGGCCGGCCACGCCCGGCAACTGTCGGCTCGGGGCTCGGCGGTGTCCGAAAGCCGGACAGATTCCACGGGCGGGCGACCACGGCCGTCCGGCGGCGGTCGCGCTCGCGGATGTGCCGCCGAGTCAGCCGATCGGCTCGTAAACAGCTATGTGCCAAGAGCTTTCACCGGCGGGACGGACCACGGATCGGCGCTCGTGGGGACCGAGGGCCGGGTCTGCGACCTCGAATCCCTTGTGCCGCAGATCGTTCAGAGTCGCGTCGAGGTCGTCGACCTTCACCGCCAGGAAGGGCGTCTCGTCGGCTCGGTCGGTGCCGGCGAGCATGATTCGCACGCCGCCGACATCGAACTGGGCCCAGCGATCGCCGTCGGCGACCGTCGGCTCACCGACCAGCGCGGTGAGCAATGCGACCGCGGCCGAGAGGTTGTCCGCCGGATACGCGGGGCCGACGCGCAGCACCGTCATCGTCGTGATCCCCGCGGAGCGGCGAATGCCCGCCGCAACGCCGCGAACGCGCGCTCGGTCGCGATCCCGGTCTCGGGCAGCACCTCGCCCATGGTCATGAAGCCGTGGAACATCCCGTCGTAGCGGTGCACCTCGACCTCGACTCCGGCCGCGGTGAGCCGTCGCCCGTACGCCTCGCCCTCGTCGCGCAGCGGATCGAACTCCGCGGTCGCGATATGGGCGGGCGGCAGTCCCGCGGGATCGGCCAGCAGCGGTGCGGCATAGGGGTCGGTGCTACCGGATCCGCCCAGATACTGCTCCCAGTACCAGCGCAGATGGTCGTCGGTGACGAAATAGCCCTGCGCGTTGTCGCGATAGGACGCGCTCGAACGCGTCGGGTCGAGCATGGGGTACATGAGGACCTGGGCCGCGACGGCGGGCCCACCCCGGTCGCGTGCCAGCAACGCCGTGACCGTGGCCAGATTGCCGCCCGCGCTGTCGCCGGCGACCGCGATCCGCGCCGGGTCGGCACCGAACCGCTGCGCGGTGGCCGCGATCCAGCACAGCACCGCGTAGGCGTCCTCGGCGGCGGCGGGGAACCGATGCTCGGGAGCCCGCCGGTACTCGACCGAGACGACGAGGGCGCCGGCGCCGTTCGCCATCGACCGGCAGAACTGGTCGTGGCTGTCCACACTGCAGATCACGAACCCGCCACCGTGGCAGAAGAGCACCACCGGCAGCGGGCCGGTGGTGTCCCGCGGGGTGTAGATCCGCACCGGGATCTGCTCGCCGTCCGCACCGGGAGCGAACGAATCGACCACGGCGGCAACCGGAATCGGCTCCACCGCGGCCGCCGGACGGGAGGCGAGCTGCCGCCGGGCCTCGGTGGCGTCGACCACCTCGGTGCCGAGTCTCGGGAAGGCCGCGGTCGCCGCGTCGACGACCGCGCGGGTGTGCGGTGACATCGTCATAACGTCTCCGGTATCGCGAGGGCGCGCGGGTCGCTCACAGTCCGTCCTGGAGCTCCGGGGGCATGAACTTGCCCGCGGCCAGGCCGCCGTCGACAGTGATCTCCGCGCCGGTGACATAGGCCGAGGCGTCCGAAGCGAGGAAGGCGACCAGTTCGGCGACCTCCTCCGGGGTGCCGGTCCGCTGCAGCGGCAGGGTCGGGAAGCTGCCGGGACCGGTGGTGAGGTACGGCACCATCGGGGTGGCGATCGGCCCCGGATGGACCGAGTTCACGCGAATTCCGCGGGGGCCCAGCTCGAGTGCTGCGGTCTTGGTCAGGCCGCGCAACCCCCATTTGGAGGCGCCGTAGGCGGAGTGGCCCATCAGCCCCTCGAGTCCGGCCTGTGAGGAGATGTTGACGATCGATCCGCCCGCTTCCGACATGGAACCCACGACCGACCGGATCCCGCGGAACGCGCCCACCAGGTTGACCCGCAGAATCGTCTCCAATTCCTCGGGTGTGGTCTCGGTGAGCGGTTTGGCGGTATAGATCGCGGCATTGTTGACCAGCACGTTCAGTGCGCCGAACTCCGATACGGCGACCGTGACCGCGGCGTTCCAGTCGTCGGCCGAGGTCACGTCGTGGCGCACGAAGCGCGCCGCCGGACCGAGCTCGGCCGCCAACTGCTTACCTTCGGTCTCCAGCACGTCGGTGAGCACTACCCGCGCGCCCGCGGCGACGAACAGTCGCGCTTCGGCCGCACCCTGTCCGCGCGCCGCGCCGGTGACGAGCGCGACTTTGTTGCTGAGATCGACCATTCGACATCTCCGTCCTGTGAGTGTGCCGAGATCCTGTGCCGCACGGGCGTACTCGGCCAGTGCCGATCTCGATGGGCGGGATCGGCGTCGGTGAAGTGGTTGTCCTGCTACTGGTTCCGGAAATGCGGAATGACCTTCTCGCCCCAGTGCCGGATGGTCTCGAGGCATGCCTCCTGGGGCACGGTGCCCATCTGGATCAGGCACAGGATCTCGTCGGCGCCGGCATCGCGCAGCCGCTCGACGTAGGCGATCGCGTCCTCCGGGCTGCCGTACGCGTGATCGGCGTTGAACACCGAGGTCGAACCGGATTTCACCGGGATCTTGGCCTCGTGCAGGTAGGCGACGTGCTCATCGGCGGCCTCCTTGATCCGTGCCACCTCGTCCACGGTGGGATCGACCGCCTCGTCCGGCACGGGCCCGGCCCCGTAGTAGTGCTTGATGGACTGGGCGAAGAAGCGCTGGCCCCGGGCGCCGATCTGCTGGGCCCGGTCTCGATCGTCCAGGACGATGGTCGGGCACAGGGCGGCGAAATGGTCGTTGGTCACCGTCGAGACGAAACGCTCGCCGGTGCGGGCCGCGATCGCCTCGTCGTAGGTGCGCCGCAGCTCCGCGATCTCCGCCACACCCGCGAAACCCAGTACCAGAGCGCCGATTCCGTAGTCGGCGGCCAGCTTCAACGTGTCCTTCTTGGTGCATGCCATGAACAGTGGCGGATGCGGGCGCTGCACCGGCCGCGGCAGCAGCGCATGCGGATCGATATCGAGCAGCTCGCCGTGGTACTCGAATTCGCCGTCCGGATCCTGCCACGCCGTGCCGATCATCCGCAGCGACTCCTCGACCTCGGCATAGGTCCGTTCCGGGTCGACGCCGCACATCGAGGTCTCGACCGGGGTCGCGCCGCGGCCGGCGCCCAGGTTCAGGCGGCCGCCCGACAGGACGTCGAGCATCGCGGCCCGCTCGGCCGCGCGGACCGGATGGTTGAAGTTGAACGGCATGCAGACCACGCCGTGGCCGATGCGGATGCGCTGGGTCTTGGCCGCCACCCAGGTCAGGAAGATCTCCGGGGCGCTCATGTGCGCGTACCACTTCAGCCCGTGGTGTTCGACGGCCCAGACCGTATCGAAGCCCATCTCGTCGGCCAGTACCGCCTGCTCGACGCAGTCCCGCAGCACCTGTGCCTCGTGTTCGGCCGTGGGGTCGGTCATCTGGGCCTCGAAGATCATCGAGAACTTCATCCGGCACTCCCGTCATCTCGTCCTATGCCTAGTAGAAATAGTCCGTCCCGGACCCGTCCTGGTCAGCCCGAAGTCCCGCTGGCCGGGACCGTGCGGTGTCGCATCGGCCGTACCGCCATAGCGTCGATCGCAACGATGGGGAAGGACGGAAAGAACGCCGCATGACACAGGAATTCGAATTCGACGTGGTGGTCGTCGGCTCCGGCGCCGCCGGTATGACCGCTGCCCTGACGGCCGCCTATCGCGGGCTGTCGGTGACGCTGATCGAGAAGAGCCGCAACTTCGGCGGGTCCACGGCCCGCTCCGGCGGCGGCATCTGGATCCCCAACAATCCGGTGCTCCAGGCCGCGGGCGTGCCCGACAGCCCGGAGCTGGCCCGCACCTATCTGAAAGCGGTTGTGGGCGAACGGGTTCCCGAGGCCAAGCAGCGTGCCTTCCTGGACCACGGGCCCGAGATGATGCGCTACATCGGCGCCCGCAGCCGGTACTGGGACTTCGTCTACGACCGCGGCTACTCCGACTACCATCCGGAATTCCCCGGTGGTCTGGCCCAGGGCCGCAGTATCGAACCGGCGCCGATCGACGGGCGACTGCTCGGCGGCGATCTGCACAAGATCAATCAGCCGACCATGTCGGGTCCGAAGGGAATCGCGTTCACCGTCAGCGATTTCCACGATCTGAACATGATCGCCCGGACCTGGGCCGGTAAGCGCACGGCGATGAAGGTCGGCGCGCAGGCGGTGGCCAACAAACTCCGCGGCCGCCTGCCGCTGAGCCTGGGCAAAGCGCTGGCCGCGCGGCTGTGGCTGTCGCTGCGCGACGCGAGCGTGCCGGTCTGGATGAACACCCCGCTGACCGAGGTGGTGACCGAGGCGGGTGTCGTGGTCGGCGTGCGCGCCGAACATCAGGGCGCGCCGGTGCTGATCAGGGCGCGCCGCGGTGTCGTGCTGGCCGCGGGCGGCTTCGAACACAACCTCGACATGCGCCGTCAGTATCTGTCCGGTCCGCAGTCGACCGAATGGACCGTCGGCGCCACCGAGAACGTCGGCGAGGGCATCGTGGCGGGCCAGAAGGCCGGTGGCGCGGTCGATCTCATGGACGACGCGTGGTGGGGCCCGTCGGTCCGCAATCCGGACGGCCCGCCGTTCTTCTGCCTGGCCGAGCGGGCGCAGCCGGGCGGGATCATGGTCAACCACGCGGGGCGGCGGTTCGTCAACGAATCCGCGCCTTATGTGAACGTCGTACACACCATGTACGAGCAGCATGTATCCGGTGTGGACCACATTCCGGCCTACTTCATCATGGATCAGACCTTCCGTGACCGGTACCTGTTCCTGGGCAATTTCCCGAAGCGGCCGATTCCGCAGAAGTATCTCGACGCCGGGATCATCACCCAGGCCGATACGCTCGAGCAGCTGGCGAACAAGATCGGTGTTCCCGCGCCGGCGCTGACCGATACCGTCGCGCGATTCAACGGCTTCGCGCGCACCGGCCGAGACGAGGACTTCGGACGCGGCGACTCCGCCTACGACCGGTATTACGGCGATCCGACCGTGGCACCGAATCCGTGCCTGGCGCCGCTGGACAACGGGCCCTACTACGCGGTGGAGATGGTGCCGGGCGATCTGGGCACCAAGGGCGGTCTGTGCACGGACGAATTCGCGCGGGTACTCGACGACGGCGACCGGCCGATCGCGGGATTGTATGCGGCGGGCAATAATTCGGCCTCGGTCATGGGTAACGACTACGCCGGCGCCGGCGCGACCATCGGCCCGGCGATGGTGTTCGGCTTCATCGCCGCCAACCATCTCGCGGACCACGCCCAGCCGCAGGCGGCCGGCGCCGCGCCGAAGCGCACGGCGAAGTCACGCACCACATCCGCCATCGCGGGGAAGGAATAGCCATGGGCAGGGTCGACGGAAAGACGGTCATCGTCACCGGGGGTGCGCGGGGGATGGGTGCGGCGTTCGCCGCGCGGCTGATCTCCGAGGGCGCGTCCGTGGTGATCACCGATGTCCTGGCCGACGAAGGCGCGCAGACCGCCGCCCGGCTGGGATCCTCGGCACGGTTCGTGGCCCACGATGTCACCGACGAATCGTCGTGGAACGAGGTGGTGACACAGGCGGAATCGGCTTTCGGTCCGGTCGCGGGACTGGTGAACAACGCCGGCATCGTGCACGTCGACCCGATCGAGCAGTTGGCCGAGGCCGACTTCCGCAAGGTGATCGACGTGAATCAGGTCGGGGTATTCCTCGGCATGAAATCCGTCGTGGGTTCGATGCGGCGCGCCGGTCACGGGTCGATCGTGAACATCTCCTCGGTCGGCGGCATCATCGGCTTCTCCAACATTCTCGGTTACACGGCCTCCAAGTGGGCGGTGCGCGGGATGACGAAGACCGCGGCACAGGAGTTCGGGCCCATGGGAATTCGGGTCAACTCGGTGCACCCCGGCGTGGTGATCACGGAGATGACCGCCGATTCGGCGCGGTCGAACTCGATGTTCCACGATCAGCCGCTGGCGCGGGCCGGCACCCCCGAGGAATTGGCGAATCTGGTGCTGTTCCTCATCTCCGACGAATCCGGTTACAGCACCGGTTCGGAATTCGTCGCCGACGGCGGCTTCACCTCCCACTGAATCGAAGGATATTCGCCGTGAAGAGTTTCGCAGGTAAGACCGTCGTCATCACCGGCGCCGGCGCCGGCATCGGCCGGGCCCTGGCGCTGGAACTGGCCGGGCACGGCGCCCGGCTGGCACTGTCCGGTCGAAATATCGACAATGTGTCCGAGACCGCGGCGCTGTGTGAGAAGCGGGGCGCTCATGCGCGCGCCTACCGGCTCGACGTCACCGATCGTGACGCCGTCTACGCACACGCCGATCAGGTGGCCGGTGACTTCGGCGGCGTCAACGCGATCGTCAACAATGCCGGGGTGTCGTTGACCGCCAGCACCGAAGAGGTCAGCTGGGATGATTTCGAATGGATCGTGAACATCAACTTCTGGGGCGTAGCCTACGGGACGAAAGCCTTTCTGCCCCATGTGATCGCCTCCGGTGACGGTGCGGTGGTCAATGTGTCGAGCATGTTCGGCCTCGCCGCCTGCCCCACCCAGGGCGCCTACAACGCCACCAAATTCGCGATTCGCGGCTTCACCGACGCCTTGCGGCAGGAGATGAAGATCGCCGGTCACAAGGTGGCGGTGAGCTGTGTGCATCCCGGCATGATCCGGACCGAGATCGCGTGGAAGGCGCGTGCGGGCGCCGGCCGTGACCGCGACGCGCTGGCCGCCAACTTCGACAGCCTGGCCAAGACCAGTCCGGAGAAGGCGGCCCGGGCGATCGTGGACGGTATCCGCAAGGATCGGGCCAAGGTGCTGATCGGCACCGACGCCCGCGTGATCGACCTGCTGCCGCGCGTCTTCGGATCGGGCTACCAGAAGATCCTCACCGCGCAGATGCGCAACGAAGTCGCGAAGTAACCGCGCGCACCAGCCCGCTCGCCGGATCGCGAGCGGGCCCTGCGCCTCGGATCACAGCGGCAGATCGCGCCTGCGCACCTTGCCGGTGGTGTTGCGGGGCAACCGATCCAGTACGCGCACGACCCGTGGCACCTTGTAGCCGGCGAGCCGGGTCCGGCACCACGCGAGGAGCGCGCCGGGATCGAATGCCGCGGGGTCGTGCACGACGACGAACGCGGCGCCGACCTCGCCGAGCCGGTCGTCCGGGATGCCGATCACGGCCGCCTCGGCGATACCGGGGTACTCCAGCAGGGCCTGCTCGACCTCGGCCGGATACACGTTGAAGCCGCCGGCGATGAACATGTTCTTCAACCGGTCGGTGATGCGCAGGTAGCCCTCGGGATCCAGCGATCCGACATCGCCGGTGTGCAGCCATCCGGCGGAATCGACGGCGTGTGCGGTGGCCGCCGGATCGTCGAGATATCCGCACATCACATTCGGCCCCCGCACCACGATCTCACCGGAGGTTCCGGACGGGACCACCCGGCCTTCGGCATCGACGATGCGAATCTCACTGCCCGGCAACGACTTACCGACCGTGCGGGCGGTGCGCTCGGTGGGTTCGCCCGGTGCGCAGACCGTGACCACGCCGATGGATTCGGTGAGGCCGTAGGCGGTGAACACCTCGGCGGCTCCGAGTTCGGTGCGGATGCGCCCGACCAGCGACTCGGGAATGGCGGCGCCACCGGTGCCCGCCAGCCGCAGCGCCGGGAACCTGGCCCCGACCCGCAGGAGATCGGTGAAAACCGTGGGCGGGCCGGCGAGTACGGTGATCCGCTCCCGGATCAGCACCTTCGCCGCCGACTCCGCCTCGAATATCGCCAGCGGCACCATGGTGGCCGCGCGCAGCAGGCAGGCCACGATGCCCGCCTTGTAGCCGAAGGTATGCGAGAACGGATTGACCAGTAGACAGCGATCGCCGTGGCGCAGCGTGACCGCATCCGCCCAACGGTCCAGCACGCTCAGGGTCCGGCGGTGCGTACTGAGCACCCCCTTGGGCGCGCCGGTGGTGCCCGAGGTGAACAGGACGTCGCAGATGTCGTCGGGATCGACTGTGGCCGTGCGTACTTCGGCCTCGGCGCGGGAGACCGAACGGGCCGCGGCGCGAAAGCGTGCCCAGTCGAGCAGCGGCGCCCGCGGTCCGGCGCCGTGCTCACTCGGCGCGGTCGCCGGCAGCAGCACGGTATGACGCAGATCGGGGAGCGGCCCTTGCTCGCTGAGCATCAGCGGGTAGTCGGTATCCAGGAATCCGCGCACCGTGAACAGCATCCGGCAGCGGGCGCGCCGCAAGATCGCCGCGGCCTCCGCACCGCGCAGGCGGGTGCCGAGGGGAACGAGGGTCGCGCCCGCACCCAGCATGCCGAGAGCGGTCGTTATCCAGTGCGCGCTGTTCGGCGCCCAGAGCGCGACCCGATCGCCGGGCTCGATCCCGGTCGCGATCGCGGCGCGGGTCACCTCTCGGGCGGCCGCGTGCAGTTCGGCATAGGTCAGCCGGATGTTCGGCTCGACGATCGCCACGGTCGATCCGTAGCGGCGCGACATCTCGGCCAGCAGCGCCGGAATCGTCGCGGGAACCACGGTCGTCCGCGGATTCCGCGTGGTCTGTCTGTCCGCCATCGCCGCCCGAGCACATCGTCGTGGGAACCGCGCCGGTCGCGCGCCGCTCACGGACCATCCTGCCGCAGGCCGGGGCCGGGGCCGGCCGATTCGCGGCATCGGTCCCGGTCAGTGGACCGCCGGTCCGGTCGCCGGGGAGTTATCCGCTGAGCGGGACGTCGGCTACTGGCGAGCACCCCTCGGGCGGCACTCTCGAAGGATGACCGGGGCGGCAGGGGGTTCGATGCCCCGATGGATGGACCGAAGGAGTGACATGACCGCGGGTGCGGAGCTGGCCCACCGATCCGAGACCGTCGTCGGACTGGACGGCAACTGCCCGCTGTCGCGGGAACGGATCGGTGGCAAGGCCTGGAGTATCAATCACATGCGCGGGCTCGGGCTGCCGGTACCGCCGGCATTCGTGCTGACCACCGACGCGTGGCGTGATTTCACCGCACGGGGCGCGATCGCCGACGAGATCTGGCGGGCCGTCCGTGACGGTATCGCGACGCTCGAGCACGGGACCGGGCGCACCTTCGGGTCGACGCGAGCGCCGCTGCTGGTCTCGGTCCGATCGGGCGCCGCGGTGAGTATGCCCGGCATGATGGACACCGTCCTCAACCTCGGCATCAACGACGGTGTGGAGCAGGCGCTGGCCGCCGTGACCGGAAACGCCGGTTACGCCGCAGACACCCATCGGCGATTCCGGGAGCAGTACCGCGAGACCGTGCTCGGTGTCGCCGACGGTGTGGTTCCGGTCGATCCGTGGGAGCAGTTGCGCGGTGCCATCACCGCCGTGTTCGGATCCTGGGACTCCCAGCGCGCCAAGGCCTATCGGCGCAACCGCGGCGTCGCCGACGATCTCGGCACCGCGGTCACCGTCCAGGCGATGGTCTTCGGAAATCTGGACGACGCCTCGGGCACGGGCGTGCTGTTCAGCCGCAATCCCAATACCGGCGACGGCCCGGCCTACGGCGAATGGCTGGTGGGCGGACAGGGCGAGGATGTGGTGTCCGGCCGAACCACGCCGCGACCGCTGGCCGATCTCGCCGCCACCCAGCCGGAGCTGCACCGGCGCCTGATCGAGGCCGCGGACCTGCTCGAACGCGATGGCCGCGATATTCAGGACATCGAGTTCACGGTGGAATCGGAAACCTTGTGGCTGCTGCAGTCGCGTCCGGCGAAACGTTCGGCGCGGGCGGCGGTACGGGCCGCGGTCGCGATGGTGGCCGAAGAGCTGATCTCCGCCGAGGAGGCCGTGCAGCGGGTCAGCGCCGAGCAGATCCGGGTCGTCCTGCGCCCGGCGAGCACTGCCGCCGATGCGGGACAGGCTCTCGCCCGAGGCGAATCCGCCTGTCCCGGCGTGGCTTTCGGTCTGGTGGTCACCGACCCCGACGAGGCCGAGGCGCGGGCGCAGGCGGGTGAGGACGTCATCCTGGTGCGGCCCACCACCAGCCCCGACGATCTGCCCGGCATGATCGCCGCCCGCGCGGTGGTCACCGAATCCGGTGGCGCCACCTCGCACGCCGCGCTGGTGAGCCGCGAACTGGGCCGGCCCTGTGTCGTCGGCTGCGGTCCCGGTGTGGTCGCGGCCCTGGCCGGGCGCCGGGTCACCGTGGACGGTGGCGCCGCGGTGGTGTGGGACGGTGAAGTGGCCGGGGGTGCGGTCGATCCCGCCGCACTCGACGATGTGCGCAGACTGGCCGCCTGGGCCGGTGTGACACCCGAGGAGCTGGCCCGATCCGCGGACACCGAGCCGGAAGATGCCTGGGCGCAGACGGTTACCCGCGCGGTGAGCGATCTCGAGCTCGTTCGCCTCATCGGTGTCAAGGGCCGGGTGCGCAGCGATGCGGTCGCCGCCAGTCTGGGCGGTGACGTCGCCGAGATCGCCGCCCGGTGCGCGGATCTGATTTCCGGTGGCCTGTGCGCCGACACCCCCGCGGGGCTGCGGCTCACTCCCGACGGGCGGCAACGACTGGACACGCTGCTGACCGCCGAGCGCGCGACGGTCGATGCCACGGCGATGACCGCGGCCTACGCGGATTTCTGCGTGGTCAACGCCGAACTCAAGGACATCGTGACCGCCTGGCAGATGAAGGATGCGGCCACCCCCAACGATCACGGCGACGCCGAATACGATGCGGCGGTGCTGGATCGGCTCACCGACCTGCATCGGCGGGTACGCCCGCTGGCCGGGCGTCTGGGCTGGATCGCCCCGCGGCTGGCCCGATACCGCGACCGGCTCGATCTGGCCGTCGAGCGGATCGGCGGCGGCGATCACACCTGGGTGGCGCGCCCGATCATGGACAGCTATCACACGGTGTGGTTCGAACTGCACGAAGATCTGATCGGCCTGTGCGGACTGAGCCGTGCCGACGAGGCGGCGGCCGGTCGTGCCGAATAATCCGATCACCACCTCGGCCGCCGCGGCCCGGCGCTGGGTCGATTTCGCCGAGATCGACAACATGCGCGACCTGGGCGGACTTCCGGTAACCGGTGGCGGCGCCACGCGTTTCGGGGTGGCACTGCGGTCGAGCACCCTGCAGCAGGCCACCGAGGCGGATCTGGCGCTGCTGCTGGGCACGCTCGGGCTGCGTACGCTGATCGATCTGCGGCTGCCCGACGAGGTCGAGCGGGAGGGGTACGGTCTGCTCGCCGATACCACGATCGACAAGGTCAACCTGCCGGTACGCAAGTCGCCGCAATCCTCCTTGGCGGCCAGGGATCTGGTACCGGACAAGTCGCGGGTGGATCTGGCCGCCCTGTACGGCGCGCTGCTGGCGGGCAGCCCGGCCGAGATCGTGGCCGCGGTGCGGCTGGTCGCCGATCCCGATCGGCAGGCCGTGGTCTTCCACTGCGCGGCGGGCAAGGACCGCACCGGAGTCCTGGCGGCGGTGCTGCTGGACGCGGTGGGAGTGGCGCCGGAGGTGATCGCCGCGGACTACGTGCTGACCAACGAGCGCATGGCGCGCGTCCGCAACCGGCTCGACGCCCTGGGCTCCTACACGGGCCTGCCGCCGGCCGACACCGGGATTCTGGCCGTCGACCCGGCGGTGATGCTGAACTTCCTCGGCGCGCTGCGTCGCGACCACGGTGGTGCCGCCCGCTGGCTGCTCGAACACGGGCTCACCGGCGCGCAACTGGCGATGTTGCGGGCCGCGCTGGTCGCCGAGTAACGGCGGGCATCACCTGGAATAGTCGCGGAAGGTCATCACGAACGCCACCGCGGCTATCG
The genomic region above belongs to Nocardia spumae and contains:
- a CDS encoding glucose 1-dehydrogenase — its product is MVDLSNKVALVTGAARGQGAAEARLFVAAGARVVLTDVLETEGKQLAAELGPAARFVRHDVTSADDWNAAVTVAVSEFGALNVLVNNAAIYTAKPLTETTPEELETILRVNLVGAFRGIRSVVGSMSEAGGSIVNISSQAGLEGLMGHSAYGASKWGLRGLTKTAALELGPRGIRVNSVHPGPIATPMVPYLTTGPGSFPTLPLQRTGTPEEVAELVAFLASDASAYVTGAEITVDGGLAAGKFMPPELQDGL
- a CDS encoding VOC family protein, with amino-acid sequence MTVLRVGPAYPADNLSAAVALLTALVGEPTVADGDRWAQFDVGGVRIMLAGTDRADETPFLAVKVDDLDATLNDLRHKGFEVADPALGPHERRSVVRPAGESSWHIAVYEPIG
- a CDS encoding alpha/beta hydrolase, with product MTMSPHTRAVVDAATAAFPRLGTEVVDATEARRQLASRPAAAVEPIPVAAVVDSFAPGADGEQIPVRIYTPRDTTGPLPVVLFCHGGGFVICSVDSHDQFCRSMANGAGALVVSVEYRRAPEHRFPAAAEDAYAVLCWIAATAQRFGADPARIAVAGDSAGGNLATVTALLARDRGGPAVAAQVLMYPMLDPTRSSASYRDNAQGYFVTDDHLRWYWEQYLGGSGSTDPYAAPLLADPAGLPPAHIATAEFDPLRDEGEAYGRRLTAAGVEVEVHRYDGMFHGFMTMGEVLPETGIATERAFAALRRAFAAPRGSRR
- a CDS encoding RtcB family protein: MFPVELRGAKAQTLMWAHEHEVEQAALQQLRTIAQLEWVYGVRVMPDVHLGKGATVGSVIAMKDAVAPAAVGVDIGCGMEAVKTSLTASDLPDDLRSLRSRIEAAVPVGFSAHDAAVDVTRLEPTVTGARSTAGRRGGWSTFWNRFTDLDPAVQKRESKAHKQMGTLGGGNHFIEVCLDTEDNVWILLHSGSRNIGKELAERHIAVARRLPQNQDLPDRDLAVFLSGTPQMEAYRHDLTWAQEYAARNRAVMLSLVCATVREEFDSLPVLFDDPISCHHNYVAEEIIDGMPMLVTRKGAVRAGEGDLALIPGSMGTRSYVVRGKGNLVSFQSASHGAGRRMSRNAAKRQFTVADLIAQTDGVESRKDAGVIDEIPAAYKDIDTVISAQRDLVDVVATLRQVLCVKG
- a CDS encoding SDR family NAD(P)-dependent oxidoreductase yields the protein MKSFAGKTVVITGAGAGIGRALALELAGHGARLALSGRNIDNVSETAALCEKRGAHARAYRLDVTDRDAVYAHADQVAGDFGGVNAIVNNAGVSLTASTEEVSWDDFEWIVNINFWGVAYGTKAFLPHVIASGDGAVVNVSSMFGLAACPTQGAYNATKFAIRGFTDALRQEMKIAGHKVAVSCVHPGMIRTEIAWKARAGAGRDRDALAANFDSLAKTSPEKAARAIVDGIRKDRAKVLIGTDARVIDLLPRVFGSGYQKILTAQMRNEVAK
- the kstD gene encoding 3-oxosteroid 1-dehydrogenase, whose protein sequence is MTQEFEFDVVVVGSGAAGMTAALTAAYRGLSVTLIEKSRNFGGSTARSGGGIWIPNNPVLQAAGVPDSPELARTYLKAVVGERVPEAKQRAFLDHGPEMMRYIGARSRYWDFVYDRGYSDYHPEFPGGLAQGRSIEPAPIDGRLLGGDLHKINQPTMSGPKGIAFTVSDFHDLNMIARTWAGKRTAMKVGAQAVANKLRGRLPLSLGKALAARLWLSLRDASVPVWMNTPLTEVVTEAGVVVGVRAEHQGAPVLIRARRGVVLAAGGFEHNLDMRRQYLSGPQSTEWTVGATENVGEGIVAGQKAGGAVDLMDDAWWGPSVRNPDGPPFFCLAERAQPGGIMVNHAGRRFVNESAPYVNVVHTMYEQHVSGVDHIPAYFIMDQTFRDRYLFLGNFPKRPIPQKYLDAGIITQADTLEQLANKIGVPAPALTDTVARFNGFARTGRDEDFGRGDSAYDRYYGDPTVAPNPCLAPLDNGPYYAVEMVPGDLGTKGGLCTDEFARVLDDGDRPIAGLYAAGNNSASVMGNDYAGAGATIGPAMVFGFIAANHLADHAQPQAAGAAPKRTAKSRTTSAIAGKE
- a CDS encoding glucose 1-dehydrogenase — its product is MGRVDGKTVIVTGGARGMGAAFAARLISEGASVVITDVLADEGAQTAARLGSSARFVAHDVTDESSWNEVVTQAESAFGPVAGLVNNAGIVHVDPIEQLAEADFRKVIDVNQVGVFLGMKSVVGSMRRAGHGSIVNISSVGGIIGFSNILGYTASKWAVRGMTKTAAQEFGPMGIRVNSVHPGVVITEMTADSARSNSMFHDQPLARAGTPEELANLVLFLISDESGYSTGSEFVADGGFTSH
- a CDS encoding LLM class flavin-dependent oxidoreductase, coding for MKFSMIFEAQMTDPTAEHEAQVLRDCVEQAVLADEMGFDTVWAVEHHGLKWYAHMSAPEIFLTWVAAKTQRIRIGHGVVCMPFNFNHPVRAAERAAMLDVLSGGRLNLGAGRGATPVETSMCGVDPERTYAEVEESLRMIGTAWQDPDGEFEYHGELLDIDPHALLPRPVQRPHPPLFMACTKKDTLKLAADYGIGALVLGFAGVAEIAELRRTYDEAIAARTGERFVSTVTNDHFAALCPTIVLDDRDRAQQIGARGQRFFAQSIKHYYGAGPVPDEAVDPTVDEVARIKEAADEHVAYLHEAKIPVKSGSTSVFNADHAYGSPEDAIAYVERLRDAGADEILCLIQMGTVPQEACLETIRHWGEKVIPHFRNQ